The Desmonostoc muscorum LEGE 12446 genome includes a region encoding these proteins:
- a CDS encoding translocation/assembly module TamB domain-containing protein, translating to MTRSPNPGNDHEPRNPRLNLLLLKRSSLVVGIILLGGIAAGVWWARNYVYKDLAPLVQQNLEQLLGRPIKLGRVERFSLSSLRFASLSIPATATDADQLTAKAVDVEFSLLQVILTRKLPLNVTLVQPNVYIQQDRDGRWVTAEVRSAEGTGAIQTELQTLQIVDGNVELSPASAPTKPKGSVVINQFGGVAKFLPDNKGIGYEINGQLTRGGAVKISGETQPKTQQTNLKVIAQSLQASDVSRLIELPIVLQAGQIDADLGVAIPSNPSQIAITGTATPNQVTAQIENIPQKFANSNGRLIFQGQAIALNNLTTNFGKVPIIANGAVNTLTGFNISAQVKPVSAKNLLDTLKISSPVVAIGEVQANIKLQGLLQEPVLSGTASNTKPVQIDRVQFKSVNTDFRLSVSKKTSQLAVSNLKLVPASGGEITGSGQATLNDRVKFNILADGISGDVLARSYGFTPPINVGNVSAKAEITGSLGKQPLALNVSSVQMRPPSGGQILGNGQIQLAPQGNVLFNIQAQNLPGDAIANTNDTSSAIKIGTISANARISGTLGNLRTVVQLQAPTASYPTTGEVVIAQQGQNILLPSAIFNVAGGRITASGRVAQQRWQAFVNAQKLQLNRFPQIPPQFQGVLSNAALNLSGSTSSFQPSTIQATGRANLNVAGGTLNLRNINLDAGRWQAVANASQIQLQQIPPEFQGVLRNAVLNLSGTTASFEPSTIQATGRANLNVAGGTLNLRDINLNAGRWQAVANASQIQLNRFSPQLRGRLSSNVKLTGTTESFQLADIRAAGQIRASQLAQLAQPLTAQFQWNGQQIIVERATTAGVSASGAIAVQLPQTGTPEIASFNLNVLAQNFNLKNTGFQVPGDLALAGLLDFNGQITGTPSTPQATGNIRLRNFNVSNLAFDPVLTGDVNFQAGQGAKLQLAGRQDRIAVNLGADYRPTSFLVKRGGAVTTGRTQGDNLIINAQQFPIALVGSFLPDNRLKPLAGQLSGNLVVNLNNYAVSGDVGIINPRVARVSADEFRGNINYADGAASLTNGQLRLGNSNIALSGNLQTGNDPKFQVQANLNQTRIEQLLQAFNIFDFQDLGSGLESPTLAGAEALNTTPVSLPNADLKTQLEYFSKIETSLAEQQQAGTQKPAALPTLAELTGALSGAITASGSLKSGLNADFNLQGDNWQWGEYAINQVTAKGNFADGVVTLSPLSVGINQGLVAFSGQLGTEELSGNLNIASLPLSLLQPFIEKYPIDVTGQLNATANLQGSLKDPRVNGEASLANATLNQQPVQTGQLKFDYNNARVNFDSTLLLTGTQPIAITGSIPAALPFVAAKPDNNQISVNAKVNNEGLALLNVFTNNQVSWVNGEGEVDVNVQGTLNQPIINGTARVNNATFTAQALSEPLTNVTGTVLFNGDTINVENIQGNYNQGLVTASGILPILTPEQGASNPLSVSIEKQLSFKVPALYEGDVSGNAVIRGTALKPIIGGEIQLSDGKVIIGKSATDTSKSETTSESTTITLNTPETNTNNTVTTPETNTNNTVTTPETSAPTRPNLPVEFADLRLILGDDVRVTTESLLGFVPGGAALSQPLLSFDAKGDLTINGTLAKPLPQGLIRLTGGRLSLFTTEFTLARGYEHTARFTPSLGLDPILDVRLVAIVPEASATSNRILESPLSAEISDASVNNFGTLRTVRVQARATGPASELANNLELTSEPGRSRGEIVALLGGSILNSLSQPGDITQGLTNFASSTILGSLQGTITAIGQAVGFNEFRIFPTPTTNEESRRSSVLDLSAEGVFNVNRNLSVSLSRAFSTNESFRYNVLYRLNDEILVRGSTNLDDENQFLVEYENRF from the coding sequence ATGACTCGCTCTCCAAATCCAGGAAATGACCACGAACCAAGGAATCCTCGTTTAAATCTCCTGCTTTTAAAACGTAGCAGTTTGGTTGTAGGAATCATTTTGCTTGGAGGAATTGCAGCTGGTGTTTGGTGGGCTAGAAACTATGTATATAAAGATTTAGCACCTTTAGTACAGCAAAATCTTGAACAATTACTTGGGCGTCCCATAAAATTAGGGAGAGTTGAACGTTTTTCACTTTCTAGTTTGAGATTTGCTTCGCTGTCCATACCCGCAACTGCTACAGATGCAGACCAATTGACAGCAAAAGCTGTAGATGTAGAGTTTTCGCTTTTACAAGTTATTTTAACTAGAAAACTACCATTAAATGTTACATTAGTCCAGCCCAATGTCTACATCCAACAGGATCGAGATGGTCGCTGGGTTACGGCTGAAGTTAGGAGTGCAGAAGGCACTGGTGCTATTCAAACTGAGTTACAAACACTTCAGATTGTTGATGGAAATGTGGAGTTATCACCAGCTTCCGCACCAACTAAACCGAAAGGTTCTGTAGTCATAAATCAATTCGGCGGTGTTGCCAAATTTTTACCCGACAATAAAGGAATTGGTTACGAAATAAATGGTCAACTCACTAGAGGAGGTGCTGTTAAAATCTCTGGTGAAACACAACCTAAAACGCAACAAACTAATCTCAAAGTCATAGCACAAAGTTTACAAGCATCTGATGTCAGTCGATTAATTGAGTTACCAATTGTTTTGCAAGCAGGACAAATAGACGCTGATTTAGGAGTTGCAATTCCATCAAATCCGTCGCAAATAGCTATTACTGGTACAGCTACTCCTAATCAAGTTACTGCTCAAATTGAAAATATTCCCCAAAAGTTTGCTAATTCCAATGGCAGATTAATATTTCAAGGCCAAGCGATCGCCTTAAATAATCTAACTACAAACTTTGGCAAAGTCCCAATTATAGCAAATGGGGCAGTTAATACTCTAACCGGTTTTAATATCTCAGCCCAGGTAAAACCAGTCAGTGCAAAAAATCTCTTAGACACACTCAAAATAAGTTCGCCGGTGGTGGCTATCGGTGAAGTGCAAGCAAATATTAAGTTGCAGGGTTTACTCCAGGAACCTGTTCTCAGCGGTACCGCAAGCAACACCAAGCCGGTTCAAATTGACCGCGTTCAATTCAAAAGCGTCAACACTGATTTTCGATTGAGTGTATCTAAAAAGACATCTCAACTTGCTGTGTCGAATCTGAAATTAGTCCCTGCATCTGGCGGTGAAATTACTGGAAGCGGTCAAGCTACACTGAATGATAGAGTAAAATTTAATATTCTAGCTGACGGTATTTCCGGAGATGTACTGGCACGCAGCTACGGCTTTACTCCTCCAATTAACGTTGGCAATGTCTCGGCAAAGGCGGAAATTACAGGCTCACTGGGTAAACAACCCTTAGCACTTAATGTTTCCAGCGTTCAAATGCGCCCACCATCTGGCGGGCAAATCCTGGGGAATGGTCAAATTCAGCTGGCACCCCAAGGCAACGTCTTATTTAACATTCAAGCCCAAAATTTACCAGGAGATGCAATTGCCAATACAAACGATACTTCATCCGCCATCAAAATTGGTACGATATCGGCAAATGCCAGAATTTCCGGTACTCTCGGCAATCTGCGGACAGTAGTGCAACTACAAGCGCCTACTGCTAGCTATCCCACTACGGGAGAAGTTGTAATTGCTCAACAAGGGCAGAATATCTTATTGCCAAGTGCTATTTTCAACGTCGCAGGCGGTAGAATCACAGCCAGTGGTCGGGTTGCACAACAACGCTGGCAAGCTTTTGTCAACGCCCAAAAGCTGCAATTAAATCGTTTTCCGCAAATACCACCGCAGTTTCAGGGAGTTCTCAGCAATGCAGCGTTGAATTTGTCAGGAAGCACTAGTTCTTTTCAACCCTCAACCATTCAAGCCACAGGACGAGCAAACTTGAATGTGGCGGGGGGTACACTTAACCTCAGGAATATTAACCTGGATGCCGGTCGCTGGCAAGCTGTTGCTAACGCTTCCCAAATTCAACTCCAGCAGATACCACCCGAATTTCAGGGAGTTCTCAGGAATGCGGTGTTGAATTTGTCAGGAACCACCGCTTCTTTTGAACCCTCAACCATTCAAGCCACAGGACGAGCAAACTTGAATGTGGCGGGGGGTACACTTAACCTCAGGGATATTAACCTGAATGCCGGTCGCTGGCAAGCTGTTGCTAACGCTTCCCAAATTCAACTCAACCGGTTCTCGCCACAACTGCGGGGACGGCTGAGTAGTAATGTCAAGTTGACAGGTACAACAGAATCCTTCCAGCTTGCAGATATTCGCGCCGCTGGACAAATTCGGGCTTCACAATTAGCACAGTTAGCGCAACCTTTGACGGCGCAATTTCAATGGAATGGACAGCAAATTATAGTTGAACGGGCAACAACAGCAGGAGTCAGCGCTAGTGGTGCGATCGCTGTACAATTACCCCAAACGGGTACACCTGAGATTGCTAGCTTTAATTTGAATGTCCTAGCCCAGAATTTCAACCTCAAAAATACAGGTTTTCAAGTTCCCGGAGATTTAGCACTAGCAGGGTTACTAGATTTTAATGGACAAATTACAGGCACTCCAAGCACTCCTCAGGCTACTGGCAATATCCGGCTGCGGAATTTTAATGTCAGTAATTTGGCATTCGACCCAGTTTTAACTGGAGACGTGAATTTTCAAGCAGGGCAAGGAGCAAAACTGCAACTTGCAGGTAGACAAGACAGAATAGCGGTTAACCTGGGTGCAGATTATCGCCCAACGTCATTTTTAGTCAAGCGTGGTGGGGCAGTTACCACAGGGAGAACCCAGGGTGATAACTTGATTATCAACGCCCAACAGTTCCCTATAGCCCTGGTTGGCAGCTTTTTACCTGATAATAGGTTGAAACCTTTGGCAGGGCAATTATCGGGAAATTTAGTTGTTAATCTGAATAATTATGCAGTGAGTGGAGACGTAGGGATAATTAACCCTCGTGTTGCCAGAGTCTCCGCAGACGAATTTCGCGGTAATATCAATTATGCCGATGGTGCTGCTAGTTTAACTAATGGTCAATTGCGTTTAGGAAACAGCAATATAGCCTTAAGTGGAAATTTGCAAACCGGAAATGACCCAAAATTTCAAGTACAAGCTAATTTAAACCAAACTAGAATCGAACAACTCTTACAAGCATTTAATATCTTCGATTTTCAAGACCTTGGTAGCGGTTTGGAATCTCCAACTTTAGCGGGAGCAGAAGCACTTAACACGACACCTGTTAGTTTACCAAATGCAGATTTAAAAACCCAGTTAGAGTATTTTTCTAAAATTGAAACATCTTTAGCAGAACAACAGCAAGCAGGTACCCAAAAACCAGCAGCTTTACCGACCCTTGCAGAATTAACAGGTGCTTTAAGTGGGGCAATTACAGCTAGTGGTTCGTTAAAATCTGGGTTGAATGCTGACTTTAATCTTCAAGGTGATAATTGGCAATGGGGTGAATACGCCATTAATCAAGTTACTGCTAAAGGCAATTTTGCAGATGGTGTAGTCACACTTTCACCATTGAGTGTAGGCATCAATCAAGGATTAGTCGCTTTTTCTGGACAGTTAGGAACTGAAGAACTATCTGGAAATTTAAATATAGCAAGTTTACCGCTGTCACTTTTACAGCCATTTATTGAAAAATATCCTATAGATGTTACTGGTCAACTCAATGCTACGGCCAATTTGCAAGGCAGTTTAAAAGATCCTAGAGTTAATGGTGAGGCATCCCTGGCTAATGCCACTTTAAATCAGCAACCCGTACAAACAGGACAGCTAAAATTTGACTACAACAACGCTCGCGTGAATTTTGATAGTACCTTGCTGTTGACGGGAACACAACCAATTGCCATTACAGGTAGCATACCTGCTGCTTTACCTTTTGTGGCAGCAAAACCAGATAATAATCAAATTAGCGTTAACGCCAAGGTGAATAATGAAGGCTTGGCATTATTAAACGTATTTACTAACAATCAAGTTAGTTGGGTAAATGGTGAAGGTGAAGTAGATGTCAACGTTCAGGGTACTTTAAATCAGCCAATTATCAACGGAACTGCGAGAGTTAACAATGCTACTTTTACCGCTCAAGCTTTATCGGAACCCTTAACAAATGTCACAGGAACAGTGCTATTTAATGGCGATACAATAAATGTAGAGAATATTCAAGGCAATTATAATCAAGGGCTAGTGACTGCATCAGGAATCTTGCCGATTCTTACTCCTGAGCAAGGTGCATCTAATCCCCTTAGTGTATCAATAGAAAAACAACTAAGTTTTAAAGTTCCAGCATTATATGAAGGTGATGTCAGCGGTAACGCCGTAATTCGGGGAACAGCACTAAAACCGATAATTGGTGGAGAAATTCAACTGAGTGACGGTAAAGTTATTATCGGAAAATCCGCCACTGATACCTCAAAATCAGAAACTACATCAGAGTCTACTACTATTACTCTCAATACACCAGAGACTAACACTAATAATACAGTAACAACACCAGAGACTAACACTAATAATACAGTAACAACACCAGAAACTAGCGCCCCAACTAGACCCAACTTACCTGTAGAGTTTGCAGATTTACGGTTGATTTTGGGCGACGATGTTCGAGTTACAACTGAGTCTCTACTTGGCTTTGTACCAGGGGGAGCGGCATTGAGTCAACCTCTACTCAGCTTTGATGCTAAAGGTGATTTGACCATCAATGGTACCTTAGCCAAGCCCCTCCCTCAAGGACTTATCCGTTTAACAGGAGGACGGCTGAGCTTATTTACAACAGAGTTTACCTTGGCGCGGGGTTACGAACATACTGCGCGGTTTACTCCAAGTCTTGGACTTGACCCTATCCTAGATGTCCGACTGGTGGCAATTGTACCTGAAGCATCGGCAACGAGCAATAGAATTTTGGAATCACCTTTATCTGCGGAAATCAGTGATGCTTCTGTGAATAACTTTGGTACTTTACGTACCGTTCGCGTCCAAGCAAGGGCCACAGGGCCAGCGAGTGAATTAGCAAATAATCTGGAATTGACGAGTGAACCTGGCCGAAGTAGAGGAGAAATCGTTGCTTTGTTGGGTGGTTCGATTTTGAATTCTTTGAGTCAACCAGGAGATATCACGCAAGGATTGACTAATTTCGCAAGTTCTACTATTTTAGGTAGTCTGCAAGGAACTATAACTGCGATCGGACAGGCTGTTGGTTTTAACGAATTTCGCATATTTCCTACCCCTACCACCAATGAAGAATCAAGAAGATCATCGGTTCTTGATTTATCAGCGGAGGGTGTGTTTAATGTCAATCGCAACTTATCTGTTTCTTTATCGCGGGCTTTTTCTACCAACGAGTCCTTCCGTTACAATGTGCTTTACCGCCTCAATGATGAAATTCTTGTACGCGGCTCAACTAATTTGGATGATGAAAATCAATTCTTAGTCGAGTATGAAAATCGATTTTAG
- a CDS encoding DUF2103 domain-containing protein, protein MGKPTADPDRTASQKAARLVWNHSTHISGLIPILERLCQQDGIQTVTPGVIGRVKGHCPKMLLRISVPIRGGYKVIARQGKTVQEVFILTILTQEQLETALAIAMK, encoded by the coding sequence ATGGGCAAACCCACCGCAGATCCTGACCGGACAGCTTCCCAAAAAGCTGCCAGACTAGTTTGGAATCACTCCACCCACATTTCTGGTCTCATCCCGATTTTAGAACGTCTCTGTCAGCAGGATGGCATCCAAACTGTGACGCCGGGAGTGATTGGGCGGGTAAAAGGTCATTGCCCAAAAATGCTACTCCGTATCTCAGTACCAATTCGCGGAGGCTATAAAGTCATCGCCCGGCAGGGGAAAACGGTGCAAGAGGTATTTATTTTAACCATTTTGACCCAGGAACAACTCGAAACGGCATTGGCGATCGCCATGAAATGA
- the clpS gene encoding ATP-dependent Clp protease adapter ClpS: MVTTLSADVYGMATAPTVAPERSNQVTRKTYPNYKVIVLNDDFNTFQHVAECLMKYIPGMSGDRAWDLTNQVHYEGQAIVWVGPQEPAELYHQQLRRAGLTMAPLEAA, translated from the coding sequence ATGGTTACGACACTTTCAGCAGATGTTTACGGGATGGCCACAGCACCAACTGTAGCTCCTGAACGGTCTAATCAAGTTACCCGTAAAACTTATCCGAATTACAAAGTGATTGTATTAAACGACGATTTTAATACATTCCAGCATGTGGCCGAATGTTTGATGAAATATATTCCGGGAATGAGTGGCGATCGCGCCTGGGACTTGACTAATCAGGTACACTATGAAGGTCAAGCGATCGTCTGGGTTGGTCCCCAAGAACCTGCGGAACTTTATCACCAGCAGCTGCGCCGCGCAGGTTTGACAATGGCACCTCTAGAAGCAGCTTAA
- a CDS encoding FAD-dependent oxidoreductase, whose amino-acid sequence MKCRHKVAYSLTSLFGLNLIFSLVALDGAKATPPRTPDKSVNCEILVVGGGLSGVATAYEGLLAGRTVCVTEITDWLGGQISAQGTSALDERPTQRAKQFYSRGYLELRNRIERKYGKLNPGDCWVSDSCFLPRDAHSILNQMLKDAEKQGKGKLQWFPNTVIKDLEIAADGKLINSAIAIQHQPAKGAPVLNTFTLSQVIEDAYRYENSSRFTKTILRFIPKPSKGDAPKWYVVDASETGEIIALADVPYRLGIDARSYLEPSASSTTNDPYCPQGFTYTFAMEATKEPQPQAMPPFYLQYSPYFSYELSRLANFDLVFTYRRIWSPKKGQPTKFGGVSFNAATPGDISMQNWTWGNDYRPGTAKDNLIYTRQQLQGTGQLKPGGWMGGLRTETLRNGEENALSYYYWLVAGTTDSQLGEGVKQQRTNNRFVAGLNSPMGTAHGLSKYPYMREGRRIIGRPSWGQPGGFTIWEIDISRRNYNDEYYRKTLPADMYRQLTAALAGLEATSVIAGEVSPDKVIRRTRSTIFPDAVGIGHYAIDFHPCMTNSPPEAPGNTERAGERRGAGLAYPFQIALRTMIPQKIDNLLVGGKSIGTSHIAAAAYRVHSFEWSAGAAAGTVASFAIKNAIAPYQLVDDLPKAEPQLEALKRLLKQNGNPTAFPDTSIFNQNWDDWR is encoded by the coding sequence ATGAAGTGTAGACACAAAGTAGCTTATAGTTTGACATCGCTGTTCGGTCTCAATTTAATATTTAGCTTAGTTGCACTTGATGGGGCAAAGGCTACACCACCGAGAACCCCAGATAAAAGTGTCAATTGCGAAATTTTAGTTGTGGGTGGTGGACTATCTGGCGTCGCCACCGCTTACGAGGGCTTACTCGCAGGACGAACGGTTTGTGTGACGGAAATTACCGACTGGCTGGGAGGACAAATTTCTGCTCAAGGGACATCTGCGTTAGATGAACGCCCAACCCAACGGGCGAAGCAATTCTATTCTCGTGGCTACCTAGAATTGCGAAACCGCATTGAGCGTAAATACGGTAAACTTAATCCCGGTGATTGCTGGGTAAGTGACTCTTGCTTTCTTCCCCGCGATGCTCACAGCATTTTGAATCAGATGCTCAAAGATGCCGAAAAGCAGGGCAAAGGAAAGCTGCAATGGTTTCCTAACACGGTAATTAAGGATTTGGAAATTGCTGCTGATGGTAAATTAATTAATAGTGCGATCGCTATCCAACATCAACCAGCAAAAGGCGCACCAGTCCTCAACACTTTTACGTTATCTCAAGTTATTGAAGACGCCTATCGCTACGAAAACTCGTCTCGATTTACCAAAACTATTCTGCGTTTCATCCCCAAGCCAAGTAAAGGAGATGCTCCTAAATGGTACGTTGTAGACGCCAGTGAAACCGGGGAAATTATCGCCCTGGCTGATGTCCCCTACCGCTTAGGCATTGATGCCCGTTCCTACCTGGAACCTTCTGCTTCCAGCACCACCAACGATCCCTATTGCCCTCAAGGCTTTACTTACACCTTTGCAATGGAGGCAACTAAGGAACCGCAACCCCAGGCAATGCCGCCATTTTATTTACAATACTCGCCATATTTCAGCTATGAATTAAGCCGACTGGCTAATTTTGACTTAGTTTTTACCTACCGTCGCATTTGGAGTCCCAAGAAAGGGCAACCAACAAAATTCGGTGGTGTAAGTTTTAATGCGGCGACACCAGGGGATATCTCGATGCAAAACTGGACTTGGGGTAACGACTACCGCCCCGGAACAGCCAAGGATAACTTAATTTATACTCGCCAGCAGTTACAAGGTACTGGACAGTTAAAACCAGGAGGTTGGATGGGAGGACTGCGAACAGAAACTCTCCGCAACGGCGAGGAAAACGCCCTATCTTACTATTACTGGCTGGTGGCTGGGACTACAGATTCTCAACTAGGAGAAGGTGTCAAGCAGCAACGAACTAATAACCGCTTTGTTGCAGGGCTAAATTCACCAATGGGGACAGCGCATGGCTTATCGAAATATCCCTATATGCGAGAAGGACGCCGCATCATTGGCCGCCCTAGCTGGGGACAACCAGGAGGCTTTACTATTTGGGAAATTGATATTTCTCGCCGAAATTACAATGACGAATATTACCGCAAAACTCTGCCAGCAGATATGTATCGGCAATTAACAGCCGCACTCGCAGGATTAGAAGCTACATCTGTAATTGCGGGTGAAGTTTCACCAGACAAAGTAATACGCCGGACTCGTTCTACCATCTTCCCCGACGCTGTGGGTATTGGTCACTACGCCATAGATTTCCATCCTTGCATGACGAACAGTCCCCCAGAAGCCCCTGGTAACACAGAACGTGCTGGTGAAAGACGCGGTGCGGGTCTTGCTTATCCCTTCCAAATTGCCCTGAGGACGATGATTCCCCAGAAAATTGACAATTTGCTAGTAGGAGGTAAAAGCATTGGTACTAGTCATATTGCCGCCGCTGCTTATCGAGTACATTCCTTTGAATGGTCGGCTGGCGCAGCTGCGGGAACCGTTGCTAGTTTTGCCATCAAAAATGCGATCGCACCTTACCAATTAGTCGATGACTTACCCAAAGCAGAACCACAGCTAGAAGCACTCAAACGCTTGTTGAAACAAAATGGTAATCCCACCGCCTTTCCTGATACATCCATTTTTAACCAAAACTGGGATGATTGGCGGTAG